One part of the Rutidosis leptorrhynchoides isolate AG116_Rl617_1_P2 chromosome 1, CSIRO_AGI_Rlap_v1, whole genome shotgun sequence genome encodes these proteins:
- the LOC139840533 gene encoding uncharacterized protein, whose protein sequence is MASYLLSYDSDSEDERIIALIQHLEDDDDEVESERVPRSRIYIPRNREEAGENLWKDYFSDTPVFPPYKFKRRFRMRIELFLRISQGISNFDSHDTPEHFRFLRNVLIGTSPLAPFEVNGNQYTKGYYLADGIYPDWATLVKGFACPTDDPRIKFTRFQASARKDVERAFRVLQGRFHILRLAARTMSVNKMRRVMDCCIILHNMILEDQGFALSDWEEEFITEDMENRPERIPNRGRDQDVIIREIRDRTVHDQLTDDLVEHIWNLPSAFRTMNG, encoded by the exons ATGGCATCGTATTTACTTAGTTACGATTCCGATTCGGAAGACGAGCGTATTATTGCACTAATTCAACATttagaagatgatgatgacgaaGTCGAATCCGAGCGTGTTCCAAGATCAcgaatttatattccaagaaatCGTGAAGAAGCCGGAGAAAACTTATGGAAGGATTATTTTAGTGACACACCAGTGTTTCCGCCATATAAATTTAAAAGGCGTTTTCGTATGCGGATTGAACTATTTCTCCGAATATCGCAAGGTATTTCTAATTTCGATTCTCATGATACTCCCGAGCATTTTAGATTTTTAAGGAATGttttgatt GGAACATCTCCACTAGCACCATTTGAGGTAAACGGTAATCAATACACAAAAGGCTATTACCTAGCTGACGGTATATATCCTGACTGGGCTACTCTAGTCAAAGGTTTTGCGTGTCCGACAGATGATCCAAGGATTAAGTTTACTAGGTTTCAAGCTAGTGCCCGAAAGGATGTAGAGAGGGCATTTAGGGTTCTTCAAGGTCGATTTCATATTTTAAGGTTAGCAGCACGCACTATGTCGGTAAACAAGATGCGGAGAGTTATGGACTGTTGTATCATATTACATAATATGATTTTGGAGGATCAAGGGTTTGCGTTAAGTGATTGGGAGGAAGAGTTCATTACCGAAGATATGGAGAATCGTCCAGAACGGATACCGAATAGAGGACGGGATCAAGACGTTATCATCCGAGAAATAAGAGATAGGACGGTGCACGACCAACTAACCGATGATCTAGTTGAGCATATTTGGAACCTTCCGTCCGCATTCCGCACCATGaatggttaa
- the LOC139886622 gene encoding DNA mismatch repair protein MSH6, translated as MAFRRPTNGRSPLVNPQRQITSFFTKSSSSAASTSPSQSPSSVSSNPKLKPKPNTPSPLQTKPNKKPAPVASQSPSTPATDSQNPSYGDEVINRRIRVYWPLDKVWYEGWVKSFDKSSGKHLVQYDDSEEEVLDLSKEKIELLKDEVKKFRRLRRFSIDDDEDDNAHDDEVGGGGVDDDDDDSDDEEWGLNADKEVADDVMEDLGLVDEEDEEEEDVKAKTPVVKKRKSFVTKSESVKKIKCESPILTNNNNSGVKASAIVDIVQVGDKAERFTAREEEKFRFLGKDRKDAKRRSPGDENYDPKTLYLPPQFLSKLTGGQRQWWEFKSMHMDKVLFFKMGKFYELFEMDAHVGAKELDLQYMKGDQPHCGFPEKNFESNVEKLARKGYRVLVVEQTETPDQLDKRRKQQGSKDKVVKREICAVITKGTLTDGEMLSTNPDASYLFAVAECYQASGNKCDDRTYGVCVVDVATSKVIIGEFKDDTECSALSCLLSQLRPAEIIKPSKLLSPETERVLLRQTRRPLINELLPVEEFWDSEKAILEIKQINQRIHNQSVSSSSNESLSFSNNDYLPEVLSELMTAGKVGKHALSALGGTLFYLKKAFLDESLLRFVKFELLPCSGLNDCTAKPYMILDATALENLEVFENSINGDSKGTLYDQLNRCVTASGKRLLKTWLARPLYDINSIIERQEAVADVKGVNLPLALEFRKELSMLPDMERLLAHIFSCSEASGRNSSKVVLYEDAAKKQLQGFITVLSGCELVINACSSLRTILENTDSKLLHRLLTPGKDLPDVSATFRHFKNAFDWVEAKSSGRIIPREGVDEEYDRACGILIDIEANLTKHLKEQRKLLGDSSINYVNVGKDSYLLEVPESLCASIPRDYERQSSKKGFSRYWSPSIKNYLRELSEAETEKESKLKSIMQRLIGRFCEHHVSWRQLISTAAELDVLVSIAIASDLYEGPTCRPLIVDPSIENESPVLSAKNLGHPVLRNDTVGDGTFVPNDVCIGGSDHARFIVLTGPNMGGKSTLLRQVCLAVILAQVGADVPAESFRMSPVDRIFVRMGAKDHIMAGQSTFLTELLETASMLSSATRSSLVALDELGRGTATSDGQAIAASVLEHFVNKVQCRGLFSTHYHHLALDYQQVPNVSLCHMACKVGIGNGGLEEVTFLYKLTCGACPRSYGVNVARLAGLPDAVLQKAVIKSEEFETMYGKKRYQSKPTNDLAVFLQTLRNFLVDTHCGSSGDTIFELQNRAKLLLAQF; from the exons ATGGCATTCCGGCGACCGACAAACGGCCGGTCACCGCTTGTTAATCCACAACGTCAAATTACATCTTTTTTCACCAAATCGTCTTCATCAGCCGCCTCTACTTCTCCTTCACAATCACCATCCTCTGTTTCTTCAAACCCTAAATTAAAACCTAAACCTAATACACCGTCACCTCTTCAAACTAAACCTAATAAGAAACCTGCACCAGTCGCTAGTCAATCGCCATCAACACCTGCTACCGATTCACAAAACCCTAGCTACGGCGATGAAGTAATTAATCGAAGAATTAGGGTTTACTGGCCACTAGACAAGGTTTGGTACGAAGGTTGGGTGAAATCGTTTGATAAGAGTTCAGGTAAGCATTTGGTTCAGTATGATGATTCTGAAGAAGAGGTTTTGGATTTATCGAAGGAGAAGATTGAGTTGTTGAAAGATGAGGTTAAAAAGTTTCGGAGATTAAGGCGGTTCTCAatcgatgatgatgaagatgataatgctCATGATGATGAGGTTGGAGGTGGtggcgttgatgatgatgatgatgattcggaTGATGAGGAGTGGGGTTTGAATGCTGATAAGGAAGTGGCTGATGATGTAATGGAGGATTTAGgtttggttgatgaggaagatgaagaagaggAAGATGTCAAGGCTAAAACTCCTGTCGTTAAAAAGCGAAAGAGTTTCGTAACGAAATCAGAGTCTGTTAAGAAGATAAAGTGTGAATCTCCAATACTAACAAACAATAATAATT CAGGTGTGAAGGCATCTGCTATTGTTGACATTGTTCAAGTGGGTGATAAAGCTGAGAGATTTACAGCACGAGAAGAAGAGAAATTCAGATTTCTTGGGAA GGACAGGAAGGATGCCAAGAGGAGATCCCCTGGAGATGAAAATTACGATCCAAAAACTTTGTACTTGCCTCCCCAATTTCTGAGTAAATTAACTGGTGGCCAG AGGCAATGGTGGGAGTTCAAGTCGATGCATATGGACAAGGTTTTGTTTTTTAAG ATGGGGAAGTTTTATGAGCTGTTTGAAATGGATGCGCATGTTGGAGCAAAAGAGCTTGATTTACAGTATATGAAG GGGGACCAGCCACACTGTGGATTTCCAGAAAAGAATTTCGAATCTAACGTTGAGAAGTTGGCTCGAAag GGTTACCGTGTTCTAGTTGTTGAACAGACAGAGACACCTGACCAGCTCGATAAACGTCGCAAACAACAGGGGTCTAAAGATAAG GTTGTGAAACGTGAAATATGTGCAGTAATCACTAAAGGAACATTGACTGATGGTGAAATGCTGTCGACCAATCCAGACGCTTCTTACCTGTTTGCAGTTGCTGAATGCTATCAAGCATCAGGAAACAAATGTGATGATAGAACATATGGTGTTTGTGTAGTTGATGTTGCTACTAGCAAGGTCATCATTGGAGAG TTTAAAGATGATACAGAGTGCAGTGCATTAAGCTGTTTATTGTCTCAATTAAGACCAGCAGAAATCATAAAACCTAGTAAGCTGCTCAGCCCAGAAACTGAAAGAGTACTTCTGAGGCAAACAAGAAGGCCTCTTATAAACGAATTGCTGCCTGTTGAAGAATTTTGGGATTCTGAAAAAGCTATTCTTGAAATTAAGCAGATTAATCAGCGTATTCATAATCAATCAGTTTCATCATCTTCAAATGAATCCCTTTCGTTTTCGAATAATGATTACCTACCCGAAGTTCTCTCTGAGCTAATGACTGCAGGAAAAGTTGGAAAGCATGCTCTCTCAGCCCTTGGGGGCACTTTATTCTACTTGAAAAAGGCCTTTTTAGATGAGTCATTACTTCGATTTGTTAAGTTCGAGCTACTTCCATGTTCTGGGCTTAATGATTGCACTGCAAAACCATATATGATTCTTGATGCAACGGCTCTAGAGAACCTCGAAGTATTTGAGAACAGTATAAATGGAGACTCCAAAGG GACATTGTATGACCAACTAAACCGTTGCGTGACAGCTTCTGGGAAGAGATTGCTTAAAACATGGCTTGCTAGACCTTTATATGACATAAACTCAATCATTGAACGCCAGGAAGCAGTAGCCGATGTCAAG GGTGTTAATCTGCCTCTTGCACTTGAATTCCGTAAAGAGCTGTCCATGCTTCCAGACATGGAGCGGTTGCTTGCACACATTTTTTCCTGCAG tgAAGCTAGTGGTAGAAATTCGAGCAAAGTAGTTCTGTATGAAGATGCAGCAAAGAAACAACTTCAAGGGTTCATAACAGTTCTCAGTGGTTGTGAGTTAGTAATAAATGCATGCTCTTCACTACGTACCATTCTCGAAAATACAGATTCTAAGCTGCTACATCGCTTACTAACACCTG GTAAAGATCTTCCAGATGTTTCTGCAACGTTTAGGCATTTCAAGAATGCTTTTGATTGGGTGGAGGCAAAAAGTTCAGGGCGTATAATCCCTCGTGAGGGTGTCGATGAAGAATACGACAGAGCTTGCGGAATCCTTATAGACATTGAAGCGAATTTGACAAAACATTTAAAGGAACAAAGGAAACTACTTGGAGATTCATCC ATTAACTATGTTAATGTGGGAAAAGATTCATATCTTCTAGAAGTACCGGAAAGTTTGTGTGCGAGTATCCCTCGTGATTATGAACGACAATCATCCAAAAAG GGATTCTCTCGCTACTGGTCTCCTTCAATTAAGAATTATCTTCGGGAGCTTTCAGAAGCTGAAACTGAAAAAGAGTCCAAGCTTAAAAGCATCATGCAGAGGTTGATCGGTCGCTTCTGTGAGCATCATGTTAGCTGGAGACAACTGATATCTACAGCTGCAG AACTTGATGTCCTGGTCAGCATAGCAATTGCGAGTGACCTTTACGAAGGACCAACGTGTCGTCCACTTATTGTAGATCCGTCAATCGAAAACGAATCACCAGTTCTTTCTGCTAAGAATTTAGGGCATCCTGTGCTTCGAAATGATACTGTCGGAGATGGTACCTTTGTACCGAATGATGTTTGCATTGGTGGTTCTGATCATGCCAGGTTTATCGTTCTTACTGGTCCTAACATGGGTGGGAAGTCTACTCTTCTTCGTCAAGTTTGTTTAGCCGTTATTTTGGCCCAG GTGGGAGCAGATGTACCTGCAGAAAGCTTTAGGATGTCTCCAGTTGATCGTATCTTTGTGCGAATGGGTGCAAAAGATCATATAATGGCAGGCCAGAGTACTTTTCTTACCGAGCTTCTGGAAACTGCGTCTATGCTT TCATCAGCAACGCGTAGCTCACTTGTGGCATTAGATGAACTGGGACGAGGAACAGCAACATCAGATGGACAAGCTATAGC TGCGTCAGTTCTTGAACACTTTGTCAACAAAGTGCAGTGTAGGGGCTTATTTTCTACTCACTATCACCACTTAGCTCTGGATTATCAGCAAGTTCCAAAT GTTTCTCTCTGTCACATGGCATGTAAAGTTGGAATTGGAAATGGAGGTCTAGAGGAGGTAACGTTTCTCTACAAACTGACATGTGGCGCCTGCCCCAGAAGCTATGGTGTCAACGTTGCTAGACTAGCAG GTCTACCTGATGCTGTGCTTCAAAAGGCTGTAATCAAGTCTGAAGAATTTGAGACAATGTACGGTAAGAAGAGGTATCAATCTAAGCCCACCAATGATCTGGCGGTCTTCTTGCAGACCTTAAGGAATTTTCTTGTGGATACACATTGTGGTTCTTCAGGCGATACTATATTTGAACTACAAAACAGGGCAAAGTTACTTTTGGCGCAATTTTGA
- the LOC139886623 gene encoding uncharacterized protein, with amino-acid sequence MTEVRLNIYDDDKEEFIYSASEIICCRICHEAEFESCNSLESPCSCSGTVKYAHRECVQRWCDEKGNTNCEICLQKFEPGYSTPPPKKTSVDTHHVTIRGSLEVPRTNENHETLAIDEEEEEESLVEREYEECSSAADSTASMCRTLALIFTVLLLIRHFIGVLLGEAGDYPFTLLTLLLMKACGILLPMYFIMRLIDVVHNSFTRPHQDSNNGILSSRGETLQHIV; translated from the exons ATGACGGAAGTCCGATTGAATatttatgatgatgataaagaagaaTTTATATATTCAGCATCTGAAATTATCTGTTGCAGAATTTGTCACGAAGCAGAATTCGAAAGTTGTAATTCCTTAGAATCACCCTGTTCGTGTTCCGGTACCGTTAAA TATGCGCACAGAGAATGCGTGCAGAGATGGTGCGATGAGAAAGGAAACACCAATTGCGAAATTTGTCTTCAG AAATTCGAACCAGGATACTCAACCCCACCTCCCAAAAAGACTTCCGTCGATACTCATCATGTCACCATTCG AGGAAGTTTGGAAGTTCCAAGAACCAATGAAAATCATGAAACGCTTGccattgatgaagaagaagaagaagaaagtttgGTTGAAAGAGAATACGAAGAGTGTTCGTCGGCTGCAGATTCAACTGCTTCTATGTGCAGAACATTGGCCCTCATT TTCACCGTACTTTTACTGATCAGACATTTTATTGGGGTACTACTTGGCGAGGCAGGAGATTACCCATTTACCCTCTTAACT TTACTACTTATGAAGGCTTGTGGGATATTGCTTCCAATGTACTTTATAATGCGGTTGATAGATGTGGTCCATAACAGCTTCACTCGTCCACACCAG GATTCTAACAATGGCATCTTGAGTTCCAGAGGGGAAACATTACAACATATAGTTTGA